A genomic segment from Etheostoma spectabile isolate EspeVRDwgs_2016 chromosome 11, UIUC_Espe_1.0, whole genome shotgun sequence encodes:
- the gpm6bb gene encoding glycoprotein M6Bb isoform X3: MGCFECCIKCLGGVPYASLVATILCFSGVALFCGCGHVALTGTVTILETHFSKVTSDHAMLTDVIQLMQYVIYGIASFFFLYGIILLAEGFYTTSAVKELHSEFKTTICGRCISGMFVFLTYILGVAWLGVFGFSAVPVFLFYNMWSTCAAMRSPIANLTNIDSICVDVRQYGIIPWNATPGKACGSTLGDICNTSEFYLSYHLYIVACAGAGATVIALIHFLMILSANWAYLKDASQMHAYQDIKMKEERELQDITSRSKECLNSYT; this comes from the exons GTTGCTTTGAGTGCTGCATCAAATGTTTAGGCGGAGTGCCATATGCGTCGCTGGTGGCTACAATCCTCTGCTTCTCTGGCGTTGCTCTGTTCTGTGGATGTGGCCATGTGGCTCTCACTGGCACAGTGACCATCTTGGAAACCCACTTCTCCAAGGTCACCAGTGATCACGCTATGCTGACTGATGT AATACAGCTGATGCAGTATGTCATCTATGGCATTGCTTCATTTTTCTTCCTGTATGGGATCATTCTGCTGGCTGAGGGCTTCTACACAACCAGTGCTGTAAAGGAACTGCACAGTGAGTTCAAGACCACCATCTGTGGACGCTGCATCAGTGGAATG TTTGTGTTTCTCACATACATTCTGGGTGTGGCCTGGCTCGGTGTGTTTGGCTTTTCGGCTGTGCCAGTTTTCCTCTTCTACAACATGTGGTCTACGTGTGCGGCCATGCGATCTCCCATAGCCAACCTCACCAACATTGACTCCATCTGCGTGGATGTTCGTCAGTACG GAATTATTCCATGGAATGCCACACCAGGCAAGGCCTGTGGATCTACGCTAGGTGACATCTGCAACACCAGTGAG TTCTACCTGTCTTATCACCTGTACATCGTAGCATGCGCCGGGGCAGGAGCCACTGTGATCGCTCTG ATCCACTTCCTCATGATTCTCTCAGCAAACTGGGCCTACCTTAAGGATGCCAGTCAAATGCATGCCTACCAAGACATCAAAATGAAGGAGGAGCGGGAGCTGCAGGACATCACCTCACGCTCAAAGGAATGCCTCAATTCCTACACATAA
- the gpm6bb gene encoding glycoprotein M6Bb isoform X1, producing the protein MEAFLLDGRKTTMETPSEENQDQRQDKRGCFECCIKCLGGVPYASLVATILCFSGVALFCGCGHVALTGTVTILETHFSKVTSDHAMLTDVIQLMQYVIYGIASFFFLYGIILLAEGFYTTSAVKELHSEFKTTICGRCISGMFVFLTYILGVAWLGVFGFSAVPVFLFYNMWSTCAAMRSPIANLTNIDSICVDVRQYGIIPWNATPGKACGSTLGDICNTSEFYLSYHLYIVACAGAGATVIALIHFLMILSANWAYLKDASQMHAYQDIKMKEERELQDITSRSKECLNSYT; encoded by the exons GTTGCTTTGAGTGCTGCATCAAATGTTTAGGCGGAGTGCCATATGCGTCGCTGGTGGCTACAATCCTCTGCTTCTCTGGCGTTGCTCTGTTCTGTGGATGTGGCCATGTGGCTCTCACTGGCACAGTGACCATCTTGGAAACCCACTTCTCCAAGGTCACCAGTGATCACGCTATGCTGACTGATGT AATACAGCTGATGCAGTATGTCATCTATGGCATTGCTTCATTTTTCTTCCTGTATGGGATCATTCTGCTGGCTGAGGGCTTCTACACAACCAGTGCTGTAAAGGAACTGCACAGTGAGTTCAAGACCACCATCTGTGGACGCTGCATCAGTGGAATG TTTGTGTTTCTCACATACATTCTGGGTGTGGCCTGGCTCGGTGTGTTTGGCTTTTCGGCTGTGCCAGTTTTCCTCTTCTACAACATGTGGTCTACGTGTGCGGCCATGCGATCTCCCATAGCCAACCTCACCAACATTGACTCCATCTGCGTGGATGTTCGTCAGTACG GAATTATTCCATGGAATGCCACACCAGGCAAGGCCTGTGGATCTACGCTAGGTGACATCTGCAACACCAGTGAG TTCTACCTGTCTTATCACCTGTACATCGTAGCATGCGCCGGGGCAGGAGCCACTGTGATCGCTCTG ATCCACTTCCTCATGATTCTCTCAGCAAACTGGGCCTACCTTAAGGATGCCAGTCAAATGCATGCCTACCAAGACATCAAAATGAAGGAGGAGCGGGAGCTGCAGGACATCACCTCACGCTCAAAGGAATGCCTCAATTCCTACACATAA